The Lujinxingia vulgaris genome includes a region encoding these proteins:
- the hisC gene encoding histidinol-phosphate transaminase: protein MKALVGEHIETLKPYVPGKPIEELERELGIEGSIKLASNENPLGPSPKATEAARALLTKGHIYPDGAAHRLRAAVAEFHGVSADEVITGNGSNEVLTIAVRTFCTADDEAVVSEYSFAAYPIICQAQGMTIRRAPMKDPLTFDLEAMAAAITPKTKIVFVANPNNPTGTYVPADELRAFLKAVPEEVVVVVDEAYHEYVQAEDYASAETMRDLRERLIICRTFSKCYGLAGIRAGYGIAPVELIDRMNRVREPFNVNILAQDAAAAALKDVEFVERSVRINEEGRAILEAGLEALGELGVSWIPSQTNFLLVKTPVEGVQVYDALLRKGVIVRPMAGYGLGEYVRISIGTPDEVRRCLASLGEVLPALLSREEA, encoded by the coding sequence ATGAAGGCGTTAGTCGGAGAGCATATCGAGACGCTCAAGCCCTACGTACCCGGGAAACCGATCGAGGAGCTGGAGCGAGAGCTGGGCATTGAAGGGTCGATCAAGTTGGCCAGCAACGAGAACCCGCTGGGCCCCAGCCCGAAGGCCACCGAGGCCGCACGGGCGCTGTTGACGAAAGGGCATATCTACCCCGATGGCGCCGCACATCGCCTGCGCGCGGCGGTCGCCGAATTTCACGGGGTGAGCGCGGATGAGGTCATCACCGGCAACGGCTCCAACGAGGTGCTCACCATCGCGGTGCGGACCTTCTGCACCGCAGACGATGAAGCCGTGGTCTCGGAGTACAGCTTTGCGGCCTACCCGATCATCTGTCAGGCGCAGGGGATGACGATTCGGCGCGCGCCGATGAAAGATCCGCTGACCTTCGATCTGGAGGCGATGGCGGCAGCGATCACGCCGAAGACAAAGATCGTATTTGTGGCCAACCCCAACAACCCCACCGGCACCTACGTGCCTGCGGATGAGCTGCGCGCCTTTCTCAAGGCGGTGCCCGAAGAAGTGGTGGTGGTCGTTGATGAGGCTTACCACGAGTATGTGCAGGCGGAGGATTACGCGAGCGCCGAGACGATGCGCGATTTGCGGGAGCGCCTGATCATCTGCCGCACGTTTAGCAAATGCTACGGGCTTGCGGGGATTCGTGCCGGCTACGGGATCGCTCCTGTCGAGCTTATCGACCGCATGAACCGGGTGCGAGAGCCCTTCAACGTCAACATTCTTGCGCAGGATGCGGCCGCGGCGGCGCTCAAGGATGTGGAGTTTGTGGAGCGCTCGGTGCGCATCAACGAAGAGGGGCGCGCGATTCTCGAGGCGGGCCTTGAAGCTCTGGGCGAGCTGGGCGTGAGCTGGATCCCCAGTCAGACGAACTTCCTGCTGGTGAAGACGCCGGTGGAAGGCGTCCAGGTGTACGATGCGCTTCTTCGCAAAGGTGTGATCGTGCGCCCGATGGCCGGCTACGGGCTGGGAGAGTACGTGCGCATCTCGATTGGTACGCCCGATGAGGTGCGGCGTTGTCTGGCGTCGCTTGGCGAGGTGCTCCCCGCGCTCTTGAGCAGGGAGGAGGCATGA
- the cmk gene encoding (d)CMP kinase, with protein MIVAIDGPAGAGKSTIARALAEKLGFQLVDTGAMYRAVAFEAAAAGVDLHDAERVAEIARGLRFEFKFEDGENVIYCNTRALHQEIRSAEVSRNASVISAHPSVRRELVDQQRQVGRERSSVLEGRDIGTVVFPDAELKVYITASPAVRAKRRVEQMREGGEEVDEAEVLRDIVERDRRDSERDVAPLKKADDAIGIDSTEASVEEIVAGICERIAALR; from the coding sequence ATGATCGTCGCGATTGATGGTCCGGCGGGTGCCGGAAAGTCGACGATCGCTCGCGCGTTGGCTGAGAAGTTGGGGTTTCAGCTCGTGGACACCGGCGCGATGTATCGCGCGGTGGCCTTTGAGGCGGCCGCAGCCGGAGTGGATCTCCATGACGCCGAGCGCGTCGCGGAGATCGCCCGCGGGTTGCGTTTTGAGTTCAAGTTCGAAGATGGCGAGAACGTCATCTACTGCAACACCCGCGCGCTGCATCAGGAGATTCGCAGCGCCGAGGTAAGTCGCAACGCCAGCGTGATCTCGGCGCATCCCTCGGTCAGGCGCGAGCTCGTCGACCAGCAGCGTCAGGTGGGGCGCGAGCGCTCCAGCGTGTTGGAGGGGCGCGACATCGGCACGGTGGTCTTCCCCGACGCCGAGCTCAAAGTCTACATCACCGCCTCACCGGCGGTGCGCGCAAAACGGCGCGTGGAGCAAATGCGCGAAGGCGGCGAAGAGGTCGATGAGGCCGAGGTCCTGCGCGATATTGTGGAGCGGGATCGTCGAGACTCCGAGCGGGACGTTGCGCCGCTCAAGAAAGCAGACGACGCCATCGGCATTGATTCGACCGAGGCCAGCGTCGAGGAGATCGTCGCCGGGATCTGCGAGCGCATCGCGGCGCTCCGATAG
- a CDS encoding NUDIX domain-containing protein, with amino-acid sequence MPISDFLRGLRQKVGHELLFVPAVAAVVRDEEGRVLFQRRRDNGLWSLPSGTIDPGESPAQAIVREVYEECGLHVQPTHILGVYGGDRQGFRVTYPNGDELESVVIVFAVEVTGGQLEAIDGESAELRYFEPAERPPLMSKYPDAIFEDRGPVPADFDR; translated from the coding sequence ATGCCCATCTCTGACTTTTTGCGAGGCCTGCGTCAGAAGGTTGGCCACGAGCTGCTCTTTGTGCCCGCGGTCGCTGCGGTGGTGCGCGACGAAGAGGGGCGCGTGCTCTTCCAGCGCCGCCGCGACAACGGGCTGTGGTCGCTTCCCTCCGGCACCATCGACCCCGGCGAGTCGCCCGCGCAGGCGATCGTGCGCGAGGTCTATGAGGAGTGCGGGCTTCACGTGCAACCGACGCATATCCTCGGGGTGTACGGCGGCGACCGCCAGGGCTTTCGGGTCACCTACCCCAACGGCGATGAACTCGAGTCGGTGGTCATCGTCTTTGCCGTCGAAGTGACCGGCGGTCAGCTTGAGGCCATCGACGGGGAGAGCGCGGAGCTTCGCTACTTTGAGCCCGCCGAGCGCCCTCCCCTGATGTCGAAGTACCCGGACGCGATCTTTGAGGACCGCGGTCCGGTGCCGGCCGACTTCGACCGCTAA
- a CDS encoding ArsA family ATPase yields the protein MTASPRSDANAAPLRHLLDSGRLIVCVGPGGVGKTTTSAAVGLRAAMAGRKTIVMTIDPARRLANSLGLDDLTNDPQKIDLTEALKLTGKEDNGGELWAMMLDSEKTFNDLVDRLAPDKGALKRAKENNIFRLLSSALHGMQEYMALEKLHDLYTGGYFDLVILDTPPTKNALEFLETPGRASTFFDERIIKWFLPNRKSGLLGRVFNPGSIVLSLISKVLGESFVNDLVEFFDTFHYLQETLQQRGELIEFILRDPLTHFFIITSADPRRIKEAVYFHEKLGQLEQRADFFIINRVIPRFHPEDIAAIDDADLDALLREADHAASSEKISALRQRLETHYLQLAKLAIRDREAIASLATKVGQEALRLIPLLGEDVHNLTHLLKLSDFITPLDPEGRAVTAKG from the coding sequence GTGACAGCAAGCCCCCGCTCAGACGCCAACGCCGCACCTCTGCGCCACCTGCTCGACTCCGGGCGCCTCATCGTCTGTGTGGGCCCGGGCGGCGTCGGCAAGACCACCACCTCGGCCGCGGTCGGGCTGCGCGCGGCGATGGCCGGTCGCAAGACCATCGTCATGACCATCGACCCGGCCCGCCGCCTGGCAAACAGCCTGGGGCTCGATGACCTGACCAACGATCCTCAAAAGATCGACCTCACCGAAGCACTCAAACTCACCGGAAAAGAAGATAACGGCGGTGAGCTCTGGGCGATGATGCTCGACTCCGAGAAGACCTTTAACGACCTGGTCGACCGCCTCGCCCCCGACAAAGGCGCGCTCAAACGGGCCAAAGAAAACAACATCTTCCGCCTCCTCTCCTCGGCGCTGCACGGTATGCAGGAATACATGGCGCTGGAGAAGCTCCACGATCTCTACACCGGCGGTTACTTCGACCTGGTCATCCTCGACACCCCGCCGACCAAAAACGCACTGGAGTTTCTGGAAACCCCCGGTCGCGCCAGCACCTTCTTCGATGAGCGCATCATCAAGTGGTTTTTACCCAACCGCAAAAGCGGCCTGCTGGGGCGCGTCTTCAACCCGGGCTCCATCGTGCTCAGCCTCATCTCCAAGGTTCTTGGCGAGAGCTTCGTCAACGATCTGGTGGAGTTCTTCGACACCTTTCATTACCTGCAGGAGACCCTGCAGCAGCGCGGTGAGCTCATCGAGTTCATCCTGCGCGACCCGCTGACGCATTTTTTCATCATCACCAGCGCCGACCCCCGACGCATCAAAGAGGCGGTGTACTTTCATGAGAAGCTCGGCCAGCTCGAACAACGCGCCGACTTCTTCATCATCAACCGCGTCATCCCCCGCTTTCACCCCGAAGACATTGCGGCCATCGACGACGCGGACCTCGACGCGCTGCTTCGCGAAGCCGACCACGCGGCGAGCTCCGAGAAGATCAGTGCGCTGCGCCAGCGTCTGGAGACGCATTACCTCCAGCTCGCCAAACTCGCCATCCGCGACCGGGAAGCCATCGCCTCATTGGCCACAAAGGTCGGCCAGGAAGCGCTGCGCCTGATCCCCCTGTTGGGCGAAGACGTGCATAACCTCACGCACCTCCTCAAACTCAGCGACTTCATCACCCCCCTCGATCCCGAGGGGCGCGCCGTCACGGCGAAGGGCTAA
- a CDS encoding ArsA family ATPase yields MLDPLLDKRLIFVTGKGGVGKSTVTAALGKALASRGKRTLVLETDTFSAMEDLYGYEGTGLEPVKLSETLYASNLMAEDCFVATLTRFVPGERVARAVINNRVARVFFKAAPSVNEVTILDQIRVFYEAEDQGRPRYDHIIVDLPASGHAVTFLNVPATMNGMMRGIGPIAKMTAQVAEIINDPKQTAIAAVCLPEEMPVNETIELAGNLKSVLGRPLTLAIANMVHRAPLHDDDRPLFDALLNRVRASTPGTSSLLFDEEPTDESDALARLVEGNALALGWHDRDQRYLGELRSRVDAPVIELPIFYETSGDDVVARVARQLDGDASSLDHPLAI; encoded by the coding sequence ATGCTGGACCCCCTCCTCGACAAGCGCTTGATCTTCGTCACCGGCAAAGGTGGCGTGGGGAAAAGCACCGTGACCGCCGCCCTGGGCAAGGCCCTGGCCTCCCGCGGAAAACGCACCCTGGTGCTGGAGACCGACACCTTCTCGGCCATGGAAGACCTCTATGGCTACGAAGGCACGGGCCTTGAGCCCGTAAAACTCTCCGAGACGCTCTACGCCTCGAACCTGATGGCCGAAGACTGCTTCGTGGCCACGCTGACCCGCTTTGTGCCTGGCGAACGTGTGGCGCGAGCGGTGATCAACAACCGGGTGGCCCGCGTCTTTTTTAAAGCCGCGCCTTCCGTCAACGAGGTCACGATCCTCGACCAGATCCGCGTCTTTTATGAGGCCGAAGATCAGGGGCGGCCACGCTACGACCATATCATCGTCGATCTGCCGGCCAGCGGCCATGCTGTGACCTTTCTCAATGTTCCCGCGACCATGAACGGCATGATGCGCGGCATTGGTCCCATCGCGAAGATGACCGCGCAGGTGGCCGAGATCATCAACGATCCGAAGCAGACCGCCATCGCTGCGGTCTGCCTCCCCGAAGAGATGCCGGTTAACGAGACCATCGAGCTCGCGGGCAACCTTAAAAGTGTGCTCGGTCGCCCCCTCACACTGGCCATCGCCAATATGGTGCACCGCGCCCCCCTGCACGACGATGACCGCCCCCTGTTCGACGCCCTGCTCAACCGCGTGCGCGCGAGCACGCCGGGCACCAGCAGCCTCCTCTTCGACGAGGAGCCCACCGACGAGTCCGACGCCCTGGCCCGCCTCGTCGAAGGCAACGCCCTGGCGCTGGGCTGGCATGACCGCGACCAGCGCTACCTCGGCGAGCTACGCAGCCGCGTCGACGCTCCGGTCATTGAGCTGCCCATCTTCTATGAGACCTCCGGCGACGACGTCGTTGCCCGCGTCGCCCGTCAGCTCGATGGCGACGCCTCCTCTCTCGATCATCCCCTGGCCATCTAA
- a CDS encoding 30S ribosomal protein S1 — protein MTVQQNENFPTTDDFAALLDTHEDFTSAVRENEITTGRVLEVGDDYVLVDIGFKSEGRIDLSEFVDEKGEVTVRAGDDVDVLLEKREDESGQCILSKERADRMKVWEIISEKAEADELVRGTITNRVKGGLQVDIGVKAFLPGSQVELRPTRNLDKYIGQEFAFKIIKFNKQRGNIVLSRRALLEKERAELKKKTLEKLKAGAVIDGIVKNLTDYGAFVDLGGIDGLLHITDMSWGRVSHPTELFNVGDEIQVKVLKFSAESERVSLGYKQLTPDPWEGAEDRYPDGAHVLGRVVSLIDYGAFVELEEGIEGLVHISEMSWTRRIKHPNRVVSEGEIIRCVVLNLDTDAKKVSLGIKQVEPNPWTLLEDRYPVGTRILGKIRNITDFGIFVGIEEGIDGLVHISDISWTQKIRHPSEIYEANQEVEAVVLNIDVENERFSLGIKQLESDPWETLPQRYPPGKIVDATITKLTDFGAFAEVEEGIEGLIHISELADERIENPSEVVKVGEEHKVEVISVDPKERKIALSIKNFVRRSESGHLREYAEENGATAQLGDLLKGKLGDLTGDEEE, from the coding sequence ATGACTGTTCAACAAAACGAAAACTTCCCCACCACCGATGACTTCGCGGCGCTGCTCGACACCCACGAAGACTTCACCAGTGCGGTTCGCGAAAACGAAATCACCACCGGCCGCGTGCTTGAAGTCGGTGATGACTACGTGCTCGTCGACATCGGATTTAAGTCCGAAGGCCGCATCGACCTCTCGGAGTTCGTCGACGAGAAGGGTGAAGTCACCGTGCGCGCCGGCGATGACGTCGACGTTCTGCTCGAGAAGCGCGAAGACGAGTCCGGTCAGTGCATCCTCTCCAAGGAGCGCGCCGACCGCATGAAGGTCTGGGAGATCATCAGCGAGAAGGCCGAGGCCGACGAGCTGGTCCGCGGTACGATCACCAACCGCGTCAAGGGCGGCCTCCAGGTCGACATCGGCGTCAAGGCCTTCCTGCCCGGCAGCCAGGTCGAACTGCGTCCGACCCGCAACCTCGACAAGTACATCGGTCAAGAGTTCGCGTTTAAGATCATCAAGTTCAACAAGCAGCGTGGCAACATCGTGCTTAGCCGCCGCGCCCTGCTTGAGAAAGAGCGCGCCGAGCTCAAGAAGAAGACCCTCGAGAAGCTCAAGGCCGGTGCGGTCATCGACGGTATCGTCAAGAACCTCACCGACTACGGCGCCTTCGTCGACCTGGGCGGCATCGACGGCCTGCTCCACATCACCGACATGAGCTGGGGCCGCGTCTCGCACCCCACCGAGCTCTTCAACGTCGGCGACGAGATCCAGGTCAAGGTCCTCAAGTTCAGCGCCGAGAGCGAGCGCGTCAGCCTGGGCTACAAGCAGCTCACCCCCGATCCGTGGGAAGGGGCCGAAGACCGCTACCCGGACGGCGCGCACGTCCTGGGCCGCGTGGTCAGCCTCATCGACTACGGCGCCTTCGTCGAGCTTGAAGAAGGCATCGAAGGTCTGGTGCACATCAGCGAGATGAGCTGGACTCGCCGCATCAAGCACCCCAACCGCGTTGTGAGCGAGGGCGAGATCATTCGCTGCGTCGTGCTCAACCTGGATACGGATGCCAAGAAGGTCAGCCTGGGCATCAAGCAGGTCGAGCCCAACCCCTGGACCCTTCTCGAAGATCGCTACCCGGTCGGTACCCGCATCCTCGGCAAGATCCGCAACATCACCGACTTCGGTATCTTCGTCGGCATCGAAGAGGGCATCGACGGTCTGGTCCACATCAGCGACATCAGCTGGACCCAGAAGATCCGTCACCCCTCGGAAATCTACGAAGCCAACCAGGAAGTCGAAGCTGTCGTTCTCAACATCGACGTCGAGAACGAGCGCTTCAGCCTGGGTATCAAGCAGCTTGAGAGCGATCCGTGGGAGACCCTTCCCCAGCGCTATCCGCCGGGCAAGATCGTCGACGCCACCATCACCAAGCTCACCGACTTCGGTGCGTTTGCGGAAGTGGAAGAAGGCATCGAAGGTCTCATCCACATCTCCGAGCTGGCTGACGAGCGCATCGAAAACCCGAGCGAAGTCGTCAAAGTTGGCGAAGAGCACAAGGTTGAAGTCATCAGCGTCGATCCGAAGGAGCGCAAGATCGCGCTCTCGATCAAGAACTTCGTGCGTCGCTCGGAGTCGGGTCACCTTCGGGAGTACGCCGAAGAGAACGGCGCCACCGCGCAGCTCGGCGACCTGCTCAAGGGCAAGCTCGGCGACCTGACGGGTGACGAAGAGGAGTAA
- a CDS encoding cystathionine gamma-synthase, which produces MGFDTRAIHAGQEPDPSNGAIMTPIFQTSTYVQSSPGHHQGFEYTRTHNPTRNALEDCLASLEKGKHGVAFASGCAATSTIMHMLKAGDHVVSGDDVYGGTYRLFTKVFRPMGIGFSFVDMTDLEAFKAALTPATRLVWLESPTNPMLKICDIKAICEIAHEQGVPVVVDNTFMSPYFQNPLLLGADLVVHSTTKFINGHSDVVGGVVITNDDEAAEKLRFLQNSIGAVPGPFDSWLVLRGVKTLAVRMRQHAANAQVIAEYLEKHEAVEKVIYPGLESHPQHEIAKKQMSGFGGMITFILKDGLEPARKMLERVKVFALAESLGGVESLIEHPAIMTHASVPVEVRAELGISDGLVRLSVGIEDVQDLLADLEQALS; this is translated from the coding sequence ATGGGCTTTGATACGCGGGCGATTCACGCAGGCCAGGAGCCCGATCCGTCCAACGGCGCGATCATGACGCCGATCTTTCAGACCTCGACCTACGTGCAGTCTTCGCCGGGGCACCATCAGGGGTTTGAGTACACGCGCACGCATAACCCGACGCGCAACGCGCTGGAGGATTGTCTGGCGAGCCTGGAGAAGGGCAAGCACGGGGTGGCGTTTGCCTCGGGGTGCGCGGCGACGTCGACGATCATGCATATGCTCAAGGCCGGCGATCATGTGGTCAGCGGTGATGATGTGTACGGGGGCACCTACCGGCTCTTCACCAAAGTGTTTCGGCCGATGGGCATCGGCTTTAGCTTTGTGGACATGACCGACCTTGAGGCGTTTAAGGCGGCGCTGACGCCGGCCACGCGTCTGGTGTGGTTGGAGAGCCCGACCAACCCGATGCTCAAGATTTGCGACATCAAGGCCATCTGTGAGATCGCGCATGAGCAGGGCGTGCCGGTGGTGGTCGACAACACCTTTATGAGCCCCTACTTCCAGAACCCGCTCTTGCTGGGGGCGGATCTGGTGGTGCACTCCACAACGAAGTTCATCAACGGGCACTCCGACGTGGTGGGCGGCGTGGTGATCACCAACGATGATGAGGCGGCCGAGAAGTTGCGCTTCCTGCAGAACTCCATCGGGGCGGTGCCCGGGCCTTTTGATAGCTGGCTTGTGCTGCGTGGCGTCAAAACGCTTGCGGTGCGGATGCGTCAGCATGCGGCCAACGCCCAGGTGATCGCCGAGTATCTGGAGAAGCATGAGGCGGTGGAGAAGGTGATCTACCCGGGGTTGGAGAGCCACCCGCAGCACGAGATCGCCAAGAAGCAGATGTCGGGTTTTGGCGGGATGATCACGTTTATTCTTAAAGACGGGCTTGAGCCGGCGCGTAAGATGCTGGAGCGGGTCAAGGTCTTTGCGCTGGCGGAGAGCCTGGGTGGGGTGGAGAGCCTAATTGAGCATCCGGCGATCATGACGCATGCGTCGGTGCCGGTGGAGGTTCGCGCAGAGCTCGGGATCAGCGACGGGCTGGTGCGCCTCTCAGTGGGCATTGAAGATGTGCAGGATCTTCTGGCGGACCTGGAGCAGGCGCTGAGCTAA